The Nodosilinea sp. FACHB-141 genome has a segment encoding these proteins:
- a CDS encoding DUF4168 domain-containing protein: protein MKPSTLFKGLLAATLLLGVPAAAVAQEQEAPAPAPAQAAPAEVSETQIDRFVSAYQAIQTIQQAVQADLVAAVEAQGLTVDDYNAIAESQQSPETAAEVPPEQAEQFAAAAEQVATLREGARTEMQAAIEAESLSIEEFEQIMAQAQADPALQQVIVERLAE, encoded by the coding sequence ATGAAACCTTCCACACTGTTCAAAGGTCTTCTAGCCGCCACCCTGCTGCTAGGTGTTCCGGCCGCCGCTGTAGCCCAGGAGCAAGAAGCACCAGCGCCAGCACCGGCTCAGGCTGCCCCAGCAGAGGTGTCTGAGACCCAAATCGACCGTTTTGTTAGCGCCTATCAGGCAATTCAAACCATTCAGCAGGCGGTGCAGGCTGACCTGGTTGCCGCTGTAGAGGCCCAGGGGCTAACCGTGGATGACTACAATGCGATCGCCGAATCGCAGCAGTCTCCTGAAACGGCCGCCGAAGTTCCGCCAGAGCAGGCTGAGCAGTTTGCGGCAGCGGCTGAACAGGTTGCTACCCTGCGCGAGGGCGCTCGAACTGAAATGCAAGCCGCCATTGAGGCTGAATCCCTGAGCATTGAAGAGTTTGAGCAGATTATGGCCCAGGCCCAGGCAGATCCCGCTCTGCAACAGGTGATTGTCGAGCGGCTGGCTGAGTAG
- a CDS encoding SH3 domain-containing protein, which yields MPSNVLRKFSFGAIALLSAGSLSVAPALAQESRALTENPALIRGCRQLNRATEVFDNSTLGPIATRIGTLQAGTQVSLTGATSPGRAQVFLRSGTLSSAQPVGWINASVLTACGSTPIPATKACFRADREMVVRSSPTAGSSAVAGYNVGDTVIASANPPTQQTSTDGRRWMQVTIYNGSTGWIARTGTNGLGNNITPITCP from the coding sequence TCTGCGGGGTCACTGTCCGTAGCCCCGGCCCTCGCTCAGGAGAGTCGGGCTCTAACCGAAAATCCAGCCCTGATTCGAGGCTGTCGTCAGCTCAACCGAGCCACCGAAGTTTTTGACAACTCCACTCTAGGGCCGATCGCAACCCGCATTGGCACTCTACAGGCGGGTACCCAGGTGAGCCTGACCGGGGCAACTTCTCCAGGGCGAGCCCAGGTTTTTTTGAGAAGCGGCACCCTGTCTTCGGCACAGCCCGTAGGCTGGATCAACGCCAGCGTTTTGACTGCCTGCGGTAGCACTCCGATTCCTGCTACCAAGGCCTGCTTTAGGGCCGATCGTGAAATGGTGGTTAGGTCTAGCCCCACAGCCGGCTCTAGCGCCGTTGCTGGCTACAACGTCGGCGACACCGTAATCGCCAGCGCTAACCCACCGACCCAGCAAACCTCCACAGACGGTCGCCGCTGGATGCAGGTGACTATCTATAACGGCAGCACCGGCTGGATTGCCCGTACTGGCACCAATGGCCTGGGCAATAACATAACGCCAATCACCTGTCCTTAA